GCTCTCACCGGCCAGCTTCCCAGCGCTCGCAGCGCGCAACGCGCGCCGCCCCCGCTTCCATAGGGTGTGCGCCAGCCACAGCAGCCCGGGCACGCCCGCCAGCGCAAGCTGCAGTTTGAGCCCCAGGCCCACGCCATTGGCGCCCAGCGCCACCCAGGGCACGAGCCCCACGGGGCGGCCCAGGGCAACGATCCATCGGAAGCGCC
The genomic region above belongs to Gemmatimonadota bacterium and contains:
- a CDS encoding chemotaxis protein codes for the protein RFRWIVALGRPVGLVPWVALGANGVGLGLKLQLALAGVPGLLWLAHTLWKRGRRALRAASAGKLAGESQA